TTTAACATCTTGAAAATCAAATCCCCAAAAAGCCGCAATTAAAAACAGTTGCTTCTTTTCAGGATGTACATATTGAGGtttcttaaaatactttttagtaAAAAATTCTTAGCCATACACTAGTTTATATTGTAgtgatattttatgtaaaaaacacGTGCTAAATAATTTCCCAAAAATACTTCACTATACTATGGTGGTGTGGGCCAAACAAAACAATGGGGTTGGGCTTTGCATATCTTAAGAATATCCTACACACTAGTTGGGTGGGTAAGAAAATTTTTAGGGTCTATATAATCCTCCCTTCTGCACTGCACTTGATGTTAAATAATCGTTTTTCTTTATCCAGAAATGAAGAGTTTGTATAATGCTGTTAGTGGGAACTGCAATTCTGTTGTTTCTACTCAATTATTACCTTGTCTTGCATTTTCAAGTTGTCATCTGCTAGAAATTCCTTGCCTTACACAGCACAAGTCTCTTGTTTCTCTCCAGTGTGAACCCTTTGATGAATTTTTAAATGACCATTTCTCCTAAATTTTTTTCTACATACAACACAActatatggtttctctccagtgtgtatcctcTCATGCACCTTCAAGTTACTACTTGATATAAATTTCTTGTTACAGAAAGAAcagctgtatggtttctccccagtatgtaccTTCTCATGTATCTCTAAGGCATTACTTGTTCCAAACTCCTTCCCACACACTGCACAACTGTACGGTTTCTTTCCAGTGTGAATCTGTTGATGAGTTTTTAATTGATCACTTCTTCCAAATTCTTTACCACACactacacaactgtatggtttctctccagagTGTACTCTCTCATGCACCTTCAAGTTACTACTTGTTCCAAATTTCTTATCACAATAagcacaactgtatggtttctctccagtgtgtattcgTTGATGAACTTTAAGATAGTTATTTCTGCTAAATTCTTTTTTACACACaatacaactgtatggtttctccccagtatgtatccTCTCATGCACTTTCAAGTTACTAATTGTTACAAATTTTTTGTTACACAGAAGACAAGTGTGTAATTTATCTCCAATGTGTACTTTCTTGTGCATCTCCAAATCATTACTTGTACTAAACTCTCTGCTGCACACATCACAACTATATAGTTTTTCTCCAGTATGAATCTGCTGATGAATTTTTAAGTGACATCTACTTCTAAAATCTTTCCcacaaataacacaaatatattttttctcactGTGTAACCTCTCATGTTTCCTAAGTGAACTATTACTTATAAATTTCTTACCACAGACATCACAAGTGTAAGGTTTGTCACCAGTGTGAATTCTCTCATGTATCTTCAAGCTGTGTTTACTTCCAATCTCCTTTCCACACATTTCACACTTGTACAGTTTCTCCCCTGAGTGTACTCTCTGATGTATTCTTAATTTACTGCTATTTATAAATTCTTTTCCACACACAACACAGCTGTATGAattctccccagtatgtatccTCTTGTGTATTTTTAGGTTACTATTTCTAGCATACTGATTTCCACATTTCAAACAGTTGTACTGTTTTAATCCAGCGTGTTTCTTCTGATCCCTTTTCAGAAGACTCTTTGTCTGAAAATATTTGCCACAGACTATACAACTGAAAGTGTTATTCTCATTATGAggattgtaattttgttttatgtgatTTTCCATTGGAAATATTTTTCTATTCACATCACTGTTGCTTGGTTTCCGAGATCTGCCATTTTCTggttttgtaaaaagaaattcGTTTCCATGATTGTTGCCGATGTAAGGCAATGGATCTATAACCAAaagataaatataacaaataaacttactCATAAACAGGGtacatataaataatacagtataaaacaaaacatgttaagtatGAATAATATAGATACCTGGAAGATGGAAAGATACTCATTTCATTTCCTACTGATAAagatagttatttaaaaaaatattcccgTAAATGATCcaaattatgaaagaaacaatGGAAGCATTTTCTTCAGACAGATTCTGTCACAATGTACTGACGTTGGtgacataaaaataatgaattactgtttttaataatacTCTTTCCAGTGATTTCAACGTGAAATATGGCTACgaattctttattgttaattacaaagctacacaatggattttCTGCACTCTGTTCACTACAGGAattaaaacccaatttttatcattttaagttgTTGATTTTTTGCCACCCGATGAGAACAGTTAATTAGTTAAACTCAGTCAACTGATATGCGTGACAATTTATCTACTATTATTTTCCTTTCACTTTCCTTACTGCCATTTCCATTTACTGCCCAAACTCTAATTAGTTATAATCAAGAGATTATTTCTTTACTGCTACACAGTTTTGGAACATTATGAGTGATTTTTCTCCCATGTTTGTCTTTTATATATCTTTAGagaatgtttttttatcaaagtatttGTCATCTGCTAGACAAGAAAGTAATTTATCTGCTACTGAgattgtaatgttattttaaagttttctctcAAAAAATGTTTGGTCAAACACTTCGCTAATGTTATGTTTTTCtgacagtttttgtattttaagtaaCTTCTTTCCAGAATGGTAATTTACATAAGTCTTTGGGTCTACTGCCACAGGATAGAGGtaacaattacaataattaaGCAAAAACATTACATACAAGTTTTGTAACttcataattacattttatattgttttagttcAATAATCTCTAAAAGCACCAGACCAacttaaaaatacacatttcaaaaaAGGAAGATTTACCTTTCAAATACAATTTCTCCTGTACTATCAACAAACACgcaattaaaattttgaatgcccTTGACACATGGCACAGCACGTGTCAACTTATCCATAGATCTCCACTCTTCCTCCTCCCATGTGACTTATTGTACTTGTTTCTAAAAGACATATACAAGCTCCGCTTTCTCACCATAATCCAAATTTGTTTGCTGACTTagcttaataatttatttttcatttgagaTCTCTCTATTCAACAGATATTTCAGTTTGGTCCTCACTTTCACTCAATATGTACttttccttatttatttattacaactaCTGGATCAATAAATCCAAAAGGAGCAGTAGAAATCATTTACTACATTGCTTTCCATGTTTCTttgtagtttgaaagaaaagtGGAGATTTAAGACCTGTTTCAGCTCAGTCTTTCACAGGATAAAAgtcatttcaaatttaaaaacacaagaatATTATGGAGGTTTCTTTCATGATGTCAAGAGATGATAAAGATGGAAATATAAAGAATGCTTTAACTTCCAGTCTTATTTCTTTCATCATCTCatcattttcttcatttttgccATCAAGGGCAGTGGTCTCTTACACCAACGTTCAGGTCAATATTCTATCTAACAGCCTTTGTTTTGTTCACATTTTTAGACTTCTTTCAATTCATTCTCAACTAGTTCTCCTTTAAGCCTCTCTTATTCCTGGTGTGAACATTTTGGCAAACTTTCTTGATATCATTACAATCTTCCCATAGAGTGGACCATTCACTCTTGTGGTTATTCAGTACATGAATTATTGGGTTCAaatacaacactatgtaacacaaattttgttccagaatagtatgtgttatttcttaattgtttatgttgtaaaagtacagaaaatagccattactttgcttttgtggctttgataatgaaattcagaaattaacctattttctatataaagatgggcaaatttacacatttatataaggtctgaataaaacgacctgatttacatgtatttatactaaagttatataaaaatgtttagaagtgagtagtttttcgagagttgtgactgtaatgtaaaccactttcatGAATCAGATCCCAAATgttgtctcccatcatgtttttattatatgatgCCAGGTcaaaaaagtaaagtttgaagagaaaaatgggtcttttccatttactttaggcataagcaattgagaaataacactttctgcacaggaacaagaaaaagtaaaaaatttttacatagtgtaatatatatCTTATTCACATCAACTACCAACCTTCTTCCACAAAAGTTAGTTTCCAGACCCAGATTAGTAACAGTGGATGCCCAAAGTCAGTTTCAGGAGATCCTCtttatacagttacgacagaaagtgttcgtacccctacgTCGTGAGTAGTTtcttcctcataacttaaaaagtatcatgattaggataatgaaagtagagtatattataaatattatactaacacacatctacataaatttttatgaaaatggaatgaaaaataaactgtttataaacaaataatcaaaaacaggaggagcagaaagtgttcatacatttcagaacatgtgaaaaaaaagaTATTCTCATAAAAAtcttgtttagtttggtgaataaactacattataccatttcagAAGTAAACACAAGGTTCAtaatttttggaatttcgccAGCAAACCATTTACTTCCTGCAATTTAGCACtgtctctgtcattatctgcttggtcatcatggcaaacaggaaacaactatcCAGTGATttacaaaactgaattattgtaaaatacaagtcttgcgtgtctctttctggtattgctacacaacatAATGCgtcgaaatctactgttcaaagcataattgccaagtttaagctcacaggatcaactgctaacctcctttgttccggacgccccaccaaaattccagagagaaccaagaggaaggttctcagagaagttagtaggaacccttgtttaatacgtaatgacatacagaaactggtaagggaaactggggttgaagtaagcacctctacagttacgaacatgttacgctcttctggattcaaagcatgccatcacatatagaactccatatttaaagcctgttcatttagaagcatgattgagatatgtaagaaagcatgtagataaactctttaccaattgaaagagtattctttggtcagacgagactaaaaatagagcttttcggccacaatgatgttcacaACATTTTCTGTAAGAAAGGgtaacgaaatcttccaaagaacaccgtccataCGGTTAAACACGGAGGTTGTTCAATCATGCTGTGGGGTTCCTTCAACTCTTCTGGTGTATgcagccttcaccgcatcaacggaatcatgaaaaaagaagagtacgttgatatattagacacttatatcaagaatgatgctcggaacttgtggctttggcatcgttggatcttccagcacaacaatgacccaaagcaCACACTGAAATATGAGCACTCCTGGTTGCCAAGGAACCACataagtgttctggagtggccatcgtaGTCActcaatctcaacccaattgaaaatgtttggcatgagttgaagaccaggattcatcagcatcatctgaaaaacttgcaagagttggaggccttctgtaaaggagaatggaagaaaataccaatcAAGTACTGTCtaacaatcatggagggctatgagagACTCTgacaagtaattcacctgaaaagctacacaactgaccattaaagtagacgcacaaacACTTTTTGCCCCtcttatgtttggttatttgtttataaacagtttatttgtcgatcgatttacataaaaatttatttagatgcgtgttattttaatatttataatatactatacttttatTACACTACTCgtgacactttttaagttatgaggaaaaactactcacgacacaggagtacaaacactttctgtcataactatATGCACACCTTCCACTCTGCATTCTTCCTTGGTTCCATATTATGATCAGTTACTCAAAGTGCAAGGTTTTCCTCATTTGTCAACTTTGGCTTGCTCAACCATACTTTTCCCCATTACATAAATTCATTGTGTGAAAACAGATCCAATAAAACCAGAAAATAATGTTGCATGATAACTTTGAATATCCAATTTCCAAAGTATTTTTTGCTGTCTACATATTTCTAAGAAGCTAATTTTTTCTTCAAGGGTGGATAGAATAATAAGCATTTTTTCAGATGCTTTTCTTCATCTGTTCATTAGTCATGAACTATATCCTGAAGTTTGTGCATTAGACATGTTATGTCTTGTTTATCTCCAACTTCTTAACACATTACTTTTTTTTCCTTATGTATCTGTTTCATGACTCTGACTTGACAAATTCTTCCACAACTGATTTTAGTTTGAGATGCTAAGAAAGTTATTAATCCCCTTTCACTTTATTATTCAAAGACATCTTCTAAGCCATTTGATCCATAGTTTCAACCCTTAGCAAACTGCTGCTCAActacactttcttttattatctttatttctcaaaaaaGTATTACACTTTAGATCACGTTTTCCAACTTAAAACTTGGGCTGTAGCAGAAAGTAACCACTGTTTCTCACCTGCCCTGATTGGTCCCGATTCTTTCTTTTCAAGTTCTGCCCTATCCATTCATTGTTAATTTGCAAGTTCTACATATCTAAAAGCAGATAAGAAAACTGGTTTGTAACTTACAATGAATCATGATCTTTTTATCTTGTTCTAACTGCTTTAAAAAATCTTTCTTATTTACTTGGACATTCAAGCATATCTTAAAAGTGAACTTCAGATTACATCTCACCCAAACATGCCATTTGGTAATGTCTGTGGCATCCCAGTCATAGCTCTTTAAAGGATATTCTATAGACCAGAATGTCAAagaatttcaataaattttcaaatttttactttgtttcctTCTGGTTGTAATTCTTCCAGCCATGTAGAATTCCTAGCCCATAAAATCAACCTCTTGTTCCCTCCTTGCTTAGATAACATTTAGACACAGGTATTACCATACAGCCCAACACACCTGGAGTCATGGGAAAGCagatcttttatattttatatatatctaatacaGGTACGAAAACTATATGGAAGGAAGGAAAGTGGAAAAACATATGTAAACAGACACACGCTTTGTAATATGTCAAGGATATTAAGGACTTTAATCATGTTTTTGTTGACAGCATGAAAACAGCAGGAAAAGTTCTCATATTCAGAAGTAAGTACCTGTTTgatattcattttaattctacaaatataaatatggaTCGTAAAATGAAATGGGAAGATAACTTGTTTCATTGTCATGTCATTTCTGTCAGTTGGAGgttgtatttaaagtattttggtAAAGTGCTAAAACATTTGGAATACATACATTATTAGATAAAGAGGAAACTACACTGGGCTAAGAGCTTAAAAACATCTTTCCCTTTTTTcctgaaaaattataaacaattacccagtaaaatatagtaaaaaaaagacaaaattcacAGTTCTGCAGAGTGAAGTTGAAATGATTAGAATGTACAATTCAAAATTTACTCAATAAACAACTATACAGATATTAAAGGTCTCTACTGTTGCTAGCACCACTGAAGACTAGGTGATAACTATATCTGAGGGACCTGTGGAATTATTTGATTAATTGTTAATTTCACTAACAAATTGTATTCAACTAATTGATTGTTTTCAGTTGAGACCAATATTTATATTCTCAGCTTGTCTTCgattttattaagataaattttCGAACTATTCTTCATTTAATATGACGGGCATCATGTGCAATATAGGATTAATTTAAGATTTCCTTCCTAAAGTGCAGCACAcgaaaatatattgtatatacaaCATCGTATGAAAACTGTTACAAGCTCAATATTAGATTAATATCATTATATGGGTTTGCTTACAAATTTTCACAAGATTGCTCTACTTAATCTTCTTATTTGTTAAAACTAAAATTGTACATAGATTTCTTGTCACAGTGTATGATagataacatataatttattttaagcaaaTTTACACGTATGCAAGGTGAACAAAGATCGTAGAAAATTTACTATACATCAAGAAAACTTAACAGTACTAAATGGCCTCTTTGCAGAGACTAAAATTATTCATAAGCTTGAAatcaaaagtattataaaaatatgtaaattacagcaatatgaaaaattattcacAGATGTTTTGGAAGATTTTTTTACTAGTTCAAACACTAGTGTTAAAATTGCAAAATAActtattgaaatttgtttaacCCACCACCATGCCTCAAGttgaacaaacaaatatgttcgagctagctaactaatgaatgaatatttgctgtaaagttCTTATCAATGCTTTGGTGTAACCACCAGTTTTgccacaaattattttgtttcattcctttaagttacATGCTCAGtcagttttttaaatttacttctcactataacattaaaaataaaaatacgagTATTTTTACGTCACTGGTTTCGTGCAGAAGACATTTCAAGACAAATATCTGGTGACCTCTCACAAAAAAGCTTAGTTTAGAAATTAGAAACTTGGCAAAATGTCATATCtcctagttgctttgtgctgtaaaacaccaaaccaaaaaTCATGCCATACCTCTATCACATATTATTACCTCATATAACCTCACATATTAATACAGGATTCGTTTTCTTACGCACAGTATATTGATCTgtctttaagttgttttttttattatttaaactctCAGCAATATAATTTCCACCATTATGGGTCctctaaagttataattttccttaactgaaaatgcatttccagtAGGTATTTTCCTCTTTTCACATGCTTTTATGCATACAGATGGCAGTATTGAATGAGAATAACCAtttatgtgagaagaggtaatgTAACACACAGAAAGTTTCTGTAACAAACTAATCAtaattttctcataaaatgtaGTTTAGTGTTTAGAATACTGGACtcttactaaattataaaaaaacagaacaaatataTATCTGATGTACCGTGTAGTTTATTCTAAATCATGTAGTTGATGCTTTCTGAATTTATATTACAATGATTTAATtctacaagtaaaaaaatattcttattcaATGTTAATGAttagttatttgtaattaagcacaacacctcacactgggctatctgtgctctgccaactataGCTATCAAGACCTGGATTCTTGCACTGCAGACAAACCACTGTGTTACTGGGGAGTTATTGTTAATGAATAAAGGAATTTGTACTTACCAGATGAGCTTTCTAACCTAAAGTCAAGTTGTTCCAGCTCTTTTTGAAGttcattttcttctttcacaCTAATAACCTCATCTTTTAAACTGTCGAGATATTTCTCACCATCAAC
This genomic window from Tachypleus tridentatus isolate NWPU-2018 chromosome 10, ASM421037v1, whole genome shotgun sequence contains:
- the LOC143230985 gene encoding uncharacterized protein LOC143230985 — protein: MEILKMKVELLSDEEQNALLDVRFLKNEGEGIKTSPSRSTNFLEGNSILGFGKVKMEEEENCENPFVRMTAELPVGLKHDGVISEFSESVDGEKYLDSLKDEVISVKEENELQKELEQLDFRLESSSDPLPYIGNNHGNEFLFTKPENGRSRKPSNSDVNRKIFPMENHIKQNYNPHNENNTFSCIVCGKYFQTKSLLKRDQKKHAGLKQYNCLKCGNQYARNSNLKIHKRIHTGENSYSCVVCGKEFINSSKLRIHQRVHSGEKLYKCEMCGKEIGSKHSLKIHERIHTGDKPYTCDVCGKKFISNSSLRKHERLHSEKKYICVICGKDFRSRCHLKIHQQIHTGEKLYSCDVCSREFSTSNDLEMHKKVHIGDKLHTCLLCNKKFVTISNLKVHERIHTGEKPYSCIVCKKEFSRNNYLKVHQRIHTGEKPYSCAYCDKKFGTSSNLKVHERVHSGEKPYSCVVCGKEFGRSDQLKTHQQIHTGKKPYSCAVCGKEFGTSNALEIHEKVHTGEKPYSCSFCNKKFISSSNLKVHERIHTGEKPYSCVVCRKKFRRNGHLKIHQRVHTGEKQETCAV